One window of Pseudomonas sp. FP198 genomic DNA carries:
- the pgi gene encoding glucose-6-phosphate isomerase, which translates to MAYYRTPHDVTALPAWQALNDHRKAMQDFSMREAFNADPQRFNQFTLSSCGLFLDYSKNLINAQTRDLLVNLANEVDLKGAIEALFEGEIVNASENRPALHTALRRPVGDKLLVNGVNVMPDVHKVLNQITDLVGRIHDGLWRGYTEKPITDVVNIGIGGSFLGPQLVSEALLSYTHKGVRCHYLANIDGSEFHELAQKLRAETTLFIVSSKSFNTLETLKNAEAARAWYLAQGGSEAELYRHFIAVSSNNAAAVAFGIREENIFPMWDWVGGRYSLWSAIGLPIALAIGMSNFKELLSGAYSMDQHFQSAPFDQNMPVLLALLGVWYGNFWGAQSHAILPYDHYLRNITKHLQQLDMESNGKSVRQDGTPVSTDTGPVIWGGVGANGQHAYHQLLHQGTQLIPADFIVPIVSFNPVADHHQWLYANCLSQSQALMLGKTRSEAEAELRDKGASEEEVQKLAPHKVIPGNRPSNTLVVERISPRRLGALVALYEHKVFVQSVVWGINAFDQWGVELGKELGKGVYNRLVGSEESPAEDASTQGLISYFRGRHRG; encoded by the coding sequence ATGGCGTATTACCGAACTCCTCATGACGTGACCGCTCTGCCCGCCTGGCAAGCGCTGAATGACCACCGCAAAGCCATGCAGGATTTCAGCATGCGCGAAGCGTTCAATGCCGATCCGCAGCGTTTCAATCAATTCACCCTGTCGAGCTGCGGCCTGTTTCTCGACTATTCGAAGAACCTGATCAACGCACAGACCCGCGACCTGTTGGTCAACCTGGCCAACGAAGTCGACCTCAAGGGCGCGATCGAGGCGCTGTTCGAAGGCGAAATCGTCAACGCCTCGGAGAACCGCCCGGCCCTGCACACAGCGCTGCGTCGCCCGGTCGGCGACAAATTGCTGGTCAACGGCGTCAACGTGATGCCCGATGTGCACAAAGTGCTGAACCAGATCACCGATCTGGTCGGTCGCATCCACGATGGCCTGTGGCGCGGCTACACCGAAAAACCGATCACCGACGTGGTGAACATCGGCATCGGTGGTTCATTCCTCGGCCCGCAGCTGGTGTCCGAAGCGCTGTTGTCCTACACGCATAAAGGCGTGCGCTGTCACTACCTGGCGAACATCGACGGCAGTGAGTTCCACGAGCTGGCCCAGAAGCTGCGCGCCGAGACCACGTTGTTCATTGTCTCGTCGAAATCCTTCAATACCCTCGAAACCCTGAAGAATGCCGAGGCCGCGCGTGCCTGGTACCTGGCCCAGGGTGGCTCGGAAGCGGAGCTCTATCGCCACTTCATCGCGGTATCGAGCAACAACGCCGCAGCGGTGGCCTTCGGCATCCGTGAAGAAAACATCTTCCCGATGTGGGACTGGGTCGGCGGCCGTTACTCGCTGTGGTCGGCCATCGGCCTGCCGATCGCCCTGGCCATCGGCATGTCGAACTTCAAGGAGCTGCTGTCCGGCGCCTATTCCATGGACCAGCATTTCCAGAGCGCGCCGTTCGACCAGAACATGCCGGTGCTGCTGGCGCTGCTTGGCGTGTGGTACGGCAATTTCTGGGGTGCGCAAAGCCACGCGATCCTGCCGTACGACCACTACCTGCGCAACATCACCAAGCACCTCCAGCAACTGGACATGGAATCCAACGGCAAGAGCGTCCGCCAGGATGGCACGCCGGTATCCACCGATACGGGGCCAGTGATCTGGGGTGGCGTCGGCGCCAACGGTCAGCACGCCTACCATCAATTGCTGCACCAGGGCACCCAACTGATCCCGGCCGATTTCATCGTGCCGATCGTCAGCTTCAACCCGGTTGCCGACCATCACCAGTGGCTGTACGCCAACTGCCTGTCCCAGAGCCAGGCGCTGATGCTCGGCAAGACTCGCAGCGAGGCCGAGGCCGAGTTGCGCGATAAAGGCGCCAGCGAAGAAGAAGTGCAGAAGCTCGCCCCCCACAAGGTGATCCCGGGCAACCGCCCGAGCAACACCCTGGTGGTCGAACGCATCAGCCCGCGCCGCCTCGGTGCACTGGTTGCGCTGTATGAGCACAAGGTATTCGTGCAAAGCGTGGTCTGGGGCATCAACGCCTTCGACCAATGGGGCGTGGAGCTGGGCAAGGAACTGGGCAAAGGCGTCTACAACCGCCTGGTGGGCAGCGAAGAAAGCCCGGCCGAAGATGCTTCGACCCAAGGCCTGATCAGCTACTTCCGCGGACGTCATCGCGGCTGA
- the folK gene encoding 2-amino-4-hydroxy-6-hydroxymethyldihydropteridine diphosphokinase encodes MERIYIGMGSNLAEPAEQLRSASEALARLPETRLAGVSAFYQSDSLLPGQPRYTNAVAALDSDLAPLDLLDALQAIETGQGRERLERWGPRTLDLDILLFGDRLIDEPRLRVPHYHMHARAFVLYPLAELAPADLRLADGRLLKDLLAACPFVGLERLPAN; translated from the coding sequence GTGGAACGCATCTACATCGGCATGGGCAGCAACCTGGCCGAACCCGCCGAACAATTGCGCAGCGCCAGCGAGGCGCTGGCGCGATTGCCCGAGACGCGACTGGCCGGCGTTTCGGCGTTTTATCAAAGCGACTCGCTGCTCCCCGGCCAGCCGCGCTATACCAATGCCGTTGCGGCGCTGGACAGCGACCTCGCGCCGCTGGACTTGCTCGATGCACTACAGGCCATCGAAACCGGCCAGGGTCGCGAGCGCCTCGAGCGCTGGGGCCCGCGCACCCTGGACCTGGATATTCTGCTGTTCGGTGATCGCCTGATCGACGAGCCGCGCCTCAGAGTCCCTCATTACCATATGCACGCCCGGGCCTTTGTCCTGTATCCGTTGGCCGAGCTCGCGCCCGCCGACCTGCGCCTGGCCGATGGGCGCTTGCTCAAGGACCTCCTCGCGGCGTGCCCCTTTGTCGGCCTGGAACGCTTGCCTGCTAACTGA
- a CDS encoding sigma-54 dependent transcriptional regulator: MPHILIVEDETIIRSALRRLLERNQYQVSEAGSVQEAQERFSIPTFDLIVSDLRLPGAPGTELIKLGQGTPVLIMTSYASLRSAVDSMKMGAVDYIAKPFDHDEMLQAVARILRDRQTASSQPSEPTNGKATAPGKAGASNSNGEIGIIGSCPPMQDLYSKIRKVAPTDSNVLIQGESGTGKELVARALHNLSRRAKAPMISVNCAAIPESLIESELFGHEKGAFTGASAGRAGLVEAADGGTLFLDEIGELPLEAQARLLRVLQEGEIRRVGSVQSQKVDVRLIAATHRDLKSLAKIGQFREDLYYRLHVIALKLPPLRERGADVNEIANAFLARQSARVNRTDLKFAPDAEQAIRHYAWPGNVRELENAVERAVILCESPEISADLLGIDIELSDLDDEEFIGLAPQQGGGANNTSHEPTEDLSLEDYFQHFVLEHQDHMTETELARKLGVSRKCLWERRQRLGIPRRKTGVASES, translated from the coding sequence TTCCGTGCAGGAAGCACAAGAGCGTTTCAGCATTCCAACGTTTGACCTGATCGTCAGTGACCTGCGCCTGCCTGGTGCCCCGGGGACCGAGTTGATCAAGCTCGGCCAGGGCACGCCTGTGCTGATCATGACCAGTTATGCCAGCCTGCGCTCGGCGGTCGACTCCATGAAAATGGGTGCGGTCGACTACATCGCCAAGCCGTTCGACCACGACGAAATGCTCCAGGCCGTCGCTCGAATCCTGCGTGACCGACAAACGGCGAGCAGCCAGCCTTCGGAACCGACGAACGGCAAGGCCACTGCTCCAGGCAAGGCGGGCGCCAGCAACAGCAACGGCGAAATCGGCATCATCGGCTCCTGCCCACCCATGCAGGACCTTTACAGCAAGATCCGCAAAGTGGCGCCGACCGATTCCAACGTCCTGATCCAGGGCGAGTCCGGCACCGGCAAGGAGCTGGTGGCTCGGGCGCTGCATAACCTGTCCCGCCGAGCCAAGGCGCCGATGATTTCGGTGAACTGTGCGGCCATCCCGGAGAGCCTGATCGAGTCCGAGCTGTTCGGCCATGAGAAAGGCGCCTTCACCGGCGCCAGTGCAGGGCGTGCGGGCCTGGTCGAGGCGGCGGACGGAGGCACGCTGTTTCTTGACGAAATCGGCGAGCTGCCCCTGGAAGCCCAGGCGCGGCTGTTACGCGTCCTCCAGGAAGGCGAGATTCGTCGAGTCGGTTCGGTCCAGTCGCAAAAGGTCGATGTGCGCCTGATCGCCGCGACGCACCGCGACCTCAAGAGCCTGGCGAAAATCGGTCAGTTCCGTGAAGACCTGTATTACCGTCTGCACGTGATTGCCCTGAAGCTGCCGCCACTGCGCGAGCGCGGCGCGGACGTCAACGAGATTGCCAATGCCTTCCTCGCCCGCCAGAGCGCGCGGGTCAACCGCACCGACCTGAAGTTTGCCCCCGACGCCGAACAAGCCATTCGTCATTACGCCTGGCCGGGTAACGTCCGTGAGCTGGAAAACGCCGTGGAGCGCGCGGTGATCCTGTGCGAGAGCCCGGAAATTTCCGCCGACCTGCTGGGGATCGACATCGAATTGAGTGACCTGGACGATGAAGAGTTCATCGGCCTGGCCCCTCAACAGGGCGGCGGCGCCAACAACACCAGCCACGAGCCCACCGAAGACCTGTCGCTGGAGGACTACTTCCAGCACTTCGTCCTGGAGCACCAGGACCACATGACCGAGACGGAACTGGCGCGCAAGCTGGGCGTGAGCCGCAAGTGCCTGTGGGAGCGCCGCCAGCGCCTGGGTATCCCACGACGCAAGACTGGCGTCGCCAGCGAGAGCTGA
- a CDS encoding polynucleotide adenylyltransferase PcnB has translation MLKKLFQSFRSPLRRTQHIRSTPEVLNSGQHSLQKAQFSRYAVNIVERLQNAGYQAYLVGGCVRDMLLNITPKDFDVATSATPEQIRAEFRNARIIGRRFKLVHIHFGREIIEVATFRANHPQNDEDEDSNQSSRNESGRILRDNVYGTLEEDAQRRDFTINALYYDPVSERILDYANGVHDIRNRLIRLIGDPRQRYQEDPVRMLRAVRFAAKLDFGIEKHSAMPIRELAPMLREIPSARLFEEVLKLFLSGNAADTFEMLVDLQLFDPLFPASAEALEYNPTYTHTLISEALVNTDLRIKQNKPVTPAFLFAALLWPALPARVLRLQERGMPPIPAMQEAAHELIAEQCQRIAIPKRFTMPIREIWDMQERLPRRSGKRADLLLDNPRFRAGYDFLLLRESAGEQTDGLGEWWTDYQDANDSERRDMIRELNGKDDGASGPRKRRRSSGAKRKRTGVPSASDE, from the coding sequence ATGCTGAAGAAGCTGTTCCAGTCATTCCGTTCTCCCTTGCGTCGTACGCAACACATTCGCAGCACGCCTGAAGTGCTCAACAGCGGCCAGCACTCGTTGCAAAAGGCCCAATTCAGCCGTTACGCGGTGAACATCGTCGAACGCCTGCAGAACGCCGGCTACCAGGCTTACCTGGTCGGTGGTTGCGTGCGCGACATGCTGCTCAATATCACGCCCAAGGATTTCGACGTCGCCACCAGTGCCACGCCTGAGCAGATACGAGCCGAGTTCCGCAATGCGCGGATCATCGGGCGGCGCTTCAAGCTCGTGCACATCCACTTCGGCCGCGAAATCATCGAGGTCGCGACGTTCCGCGCCAACCACCCGCAAAACGATGAAGACGAAGACAGCAACCAGTCTTCGCGCAACGAGAGCGGGCGCATCCTGCGCGATAACGTCTACGGCACATTGGAAGAAGACGCGCAGCGCCGCGACTTCACCATCAACGCGCTGTATTACGATCCGGTCAGCGAACGCATCCTCGATTACGCCAACGGCGTTCACGACATCCGCAACCGGCTTATCCGCCTGATCGGCGACCCAAGGCAGCGTTACCAGGAAGACCCGGTGCGGATGCTGCGAGCCGTGCGTTTCGCCGCCAAGCTGGATTTCGGCATTGAAAAGCACAGCGCCATGCCGATTCGCGAACTGGCGCCGATGCTGAGAGAAATCCCGTCGGCGCGCCTGTTCGAAGAAGTGCTCAAGTTGTTCCTGTCGGGCAACGCCGCAGACACCTTCGAAATGCTCGTCGACCTGCAGTTGTTCGACCCGCTGTTCCCCGCCAGTGCCGAGGCGCTGGAATACAACCCGACCTACACCCACACCTTGATCAGCGAAGCGCTGGTCAACACCGACCTGCGCATCAAGCAGAACAAACCGGTGACCCCGGCGTTCCTGTTCGCCGCCTTGCTCTGGCCCGCCCTGCCCGCCCGAGTCCTGCGTTTGCAGGAACGCGGCATGCCGCCGATTCCGGCGATGCAGGAAGCTGCCCACGAACTGATCGCCGAGCAATGCCAGCGCATCGCCATTCCCAAACGCTTCACGATGCCGATCCGCGAGATCTGGGACATGCAAGAGCGCCTGCCGCGGCGTAGCGGCAAACGCGCCGACCTGCTGCTGGACAATCCGCGTTTCCGTGCCGGTTACGATTTCCTGCTGCTGCGCGAAAGCGCCGGCGAACAGACCGATGGCCTGGGCGAATGGTGGACCGATTACCAGGACGCCAACGACAGCGAGCGCCGCGACATGATTCGCGAACTGAATGGCAAGGATGACGGCGCCAGCGGCCCGCGCAAACGTCGCCGCAGCAGTGGCGCCAAGCGCAAACGCACCGGTGTACCAAGCGCCTCGGACGAATAA
- the panB gene encoding 3-methyl-2-oxobutanoate hydroxymethyltransferase, with translation MPAITLTTLQGLKQKGEKITMLTCYDATFAHACNEAGVEVLLVGDSLGMVLQGHDSTLPVTTAEMAYHVAAVKRGNTDALILADLPFMAYATLEQTMTNSAMLMQAGAHMIKVEGALWLADSIRLLAERGIPVCAHLGLTPQAVNILGGYKVQGRNENQARQMRADAIALEQAGAAMLLLECVPSELAQEITQAVKIPVIGIGAGNATDGQVLVLHDMLGLSITGRVPKFVKNFMAGQTTIQAALSAYVAEVKATTFPGAEHGFSA, from the coding sequence ATGCCAGCTATTACCCTGACCACGCTGCAAGGTCTCAAGCAGAAAGGTGAAAAAATCACCATGCTGACCTGCTATGACGCAACCTTCGCCCATGCCTGCAACGAGGCCGGTGTCGAAGTGCTGCTGGTGGGCGATTCCCTCGGCATGGTGCTGCAAGGTCACGACAGCACGCTGCCGGTGACCACCGCCGAGATGGCCTACCATGTAGCCGCCGTCAAACGCGGTAACACCGACGCGCTGATCCTCGCCGACCTGCCGTTCATGGCCTACGCCACCCTGGAACAAACCATGACCAACAGCGCCATGCTGATGCAGGCCGGTGCCCACATGATCAAGGTCGAAGGCGCGTTGTGGCTGGCCGACTCGATCCGCCTGCTGGCCGAGCGCGGTATCCCGGTGTGCGCACACCTGGGCCTGACGCCCCAGGCGGTTAATATCCTCGGTGGCTACAAGGTCCAGGGCCGCAACGAAAACCAGGCGCGGCAGATGCGTGCCGATGCGATTGCGCTGGAACAGGCCGGTGCCGCCATGTTGCTGCTCGAATGCGTACCCAGCGAGCTGGCGCAGGAAATCACTCAAGCGGTAAAAATCCCGGTGATCGGCATCGGTGCCGGTAACGCTACCGACGGCCAGGTACTGGTGCTCCACGACATGCTTGGGCTGTCGATTACCGGCCGCGTACCCAAGTTCGTGAAAAACTTCATGGCCGGGCAAACCACTATCCAGGCAGCCTTGTCCGCCTATGTCGCTGAAGTGAAGGCGACGACCTTCCCTGGCGCCGAGCACGGATTTTCCGCATGA
- the panD gene encoding aspartate 1-decarboxylase: MHAIMLKAKLHRAEVTHAVLDYEGSCAIDGEWLDLSGIREYEQIQIYNVDNGERFTTYAIRGEEGSRMISVNGAAAHKAKVGDRVIICAYAHYSEAELLNFKPRMLYMAPGNELSHTSNAIPVQVA, from the coding sequence ATGCACGCCATCATGCTCAAGGCCAAGCTGCACCGCGCCGAAGTCACTCACGCCGTGCTCGACTACGAAGGCTCCTGTGCCATTGACGGTGAGTGGCTGGACCTGTCGGGCATCCGCGAATACGAACAGATCCAGATCTACAACGTCGACAACGGCGAGCGCTTCACCACCTACGCCATCCGTGGCGAAGAAGGCTCGCGGATGATCTCGGTCAACGGCGCTGCGGCGCACAAGGCCAAGGTCGGAGACCGCGTCATCATCTGCGCTTATGCCCATTACAGCGAAGCCGAACTGCTCAACTTCAAGCCGCGCATGCTCTACATGGCGCCGGGCAACGAACTGAGCCACACCAGCAACGCCATTCCGGTCCAGGTGGCCTGA
- the panC gene encoding pantoate--beta-alanine ligase, with protein sequence MNTVKTVRELRAAVARARGEGKRIAFVPTMGNLHSGHMALVTKAAQRADFVVASIFVNPLQFGAGEDLDKYPRTLAADQEKLLQAGCHLLFAPSVEEMYPDGMAGQTRVSVPQLSEGLCGASRPGHFEGVATVVSKLFNMVQPDLAVFGQKDFQQLAVIRALVHDLNMPIQIIGEPTVRAEDGLALSSRNGFLSPEQRAVAPVVYRALSQIGEAIKQGQRDFPALIGEQLKQLESAGLRPDYLEIRDARTLRPAVSEDRDLVILVAAFLGTTRLIDNLHLELDTPA encoded by the coding sequence ATGAACACCGTCAAGACCGTACGCGAACTCCGCGCCGCCGTGGCCCGTGCCCGCGGCGAAGGCAAACGTATCGCCTTTGTCCCGACCATGGGCAACCTGCACAGCGGGCACATGGCGCTGGTGACCAAGGCGGCGCAGCGGGCCGATTTTGTCGTGGCGAGTATTTTCGTCAATCCTCTGCAATTCGGCGCTGGCGAAGACCTCGACAAATATCCGCGCACCCTCGCGGCCGACCAGGAGAAACTGCTCCAGGCCGGCTGCCATCTGCTGTTCGCGCCCAGCGTGGAGGAGATGTATCCCGATGGCATGGCCGGGCAGACCCGCGTCAGCGTCCCGCAGTTGTCCGAAGGCTTGTGTGGCGCCAGCCGTCCGGGGCATTTCGAAGGCGTGGCTACCGTGGTCAGCAAGCTTTTCAACATGGTCCAGCCGGATCTGGCGGTGTTCGGCCAGAAGGATTTCCAACAACTGGCGGTGATCCGCGCGCTGGTGCATGACCTGAATATGCCGATCCAGATCATCGGCGAGCCGACCGTGCGCGCCGAGGATGGCTTGGCGCTGTCTTCGCGTAATGGTTTTCTCAGCCCCGAGCAGCGCGCCGTGGCGCCCGTGGTCTACCGTGCCCTGAGCCAGATCGGCGAAGCCATCAAGCAAGGGCAACGGGATTTCCCGGCGCTGATCGGCGAGCAGCTCAAACAGCTCGAATCCGCCGGCCTGCGTCCCGATTACCTGGAAATCCGTGACGCCAGGACCTTGCGCCCGGCTGTGAGCGAGGATCGCGACCTGGTGATTCTGGTTGCCGCCTTCCTGGGCACCACGCGCCTGATCGACAACCTGCACCTGGAACTCGACACGCCCGCCTGA